In a genomic window of Oncorhynchus keta strain PuntledgeMale-10-30-2019 chromosome 28, Oket_V2, whole genome shotgun sequence:
- the LOC118360487 gene encoding melanocortin receptor 4-like, with translation MMNSTDHQGLISVGYTRNLSTAGTLGTLNKDSEGVGIKDSSTGCYEQLLISTEVFLTLGIVSLLENILVIAAIIKNKNLHSPMYLFICSLAVADMLVSVSNASETIVIALINGGNLTISGSLIKSMDNVFDSMICSSLLASICSLLAIAIDRYITIFYALRYHNIVTVKRAMAVIACIWSCCVASGVLFIIYSESTTVLICLITMFFTMLALMASLYVHMFMLARLHIKRIAVLPGNVPIRQRANMKGAITLTILLGVFVVCWAPFFLHLILMISCPRNPYCACFMSHFNMYLILIMCNSVIDPLIYAFRSQEMRKTFKEIFCWYSLPNLCVCELPGKY, from the coding sequence ATGATGAATTCCACAGACCACCAAGGGTTGATCTCTGTGGGCTATACCAGGAACCTCAGCACTGCTGGGACTCTGGGAACCCTCAACAAAGACTCAGAGGGCGTTGGTATCAAGGACTCCTCAACAGGATGTTACGAGCAGCTCCTCATCTCTACCGAGGTCTTTCTCACACTGGGGATAGTCAGTTTATTAGAGAACATCCTGGTGATTGCTGCCATCATCAAGAATAAGAATCTCCACTCTCCCATGTACTTATTCATCTGTTCTTTGGCTGTGGCAGACATGCTGGTCAGCGTCTCCAACGCCTCCGAGACCATCGTCATCGCCCTGATCAACGGCGGCAACTTGACCATCTCCGGGTCGCTCATAAAGAGCATGGACAACGTGTTCGACTCCATGATCTGTAGCTCACTGCTGGCGTCAATCTGTAGTCTCTTGGCCATCGCCATAGACCGCTACATCACCATATTCTACGCGCTGCGCTACCATAACATTGTGACGGTAAAGCGAGCGATGGCGGTAATCGCGTGCATCTGGTCGTGTTGTGTGGCCTCGGGCGTGCTCTTCATTATCTACTCTGAGAGCACCACGGTCCTCATCTGCCTCATCACCATGTTCTTCACCATGCTGGCGCTCATGGCCTCTCTCTACGTCCACATGTTCATGCTGGCCCGCTTGCACATAAAGAGGATTGCCGTGCTGCCCGGGAACGTTCCCATCCGCCAGCGTGCCAACATGAAAGGCGCCATCACCCTCACCATCCTCCTGGGTGTGTTCGTAGTGTGCTGGGCTCCCTTtttcctccacctcatcctcaTGATATCATGCCCCAGGAACCCCTACTGCGCCTGCTTCATGTCGCACTTCAACATGTACCTCATCCTcatcatgtgtaactctgtcatCGACCCACTGATCTACGCCTTCAGGAGCCAAGAGATGAGGAAGACCTTTAAGGAAATCTTCTGCTGGTACAGTCTGCCAAACCTGTGTGTGTGCGAGCTGCCAGGGAAATATTGA